GACACCAGCACCAGATCCCAGGGCCGCGGGATCCAGTCGAACGGCGCGAGCAACGCGTTCGTCGCTCCGGCCAGCGCGCGCGCGATCGCCGCCATCGGGCTACTCGATGTATCCGAGCCCGCGCAGCCGCTCGCGCAGCTTTTCCGGATCGTCGGGCGCGTCCTCGTACGCGTCGAGCCCGCGCAGCAGCAAGTGCTCGATCAGCTCATCGCGCGACGAGTACCCCTGCTCGTCCACGACCGCATCGAGACGCGCCGCCAGATCGGCCGGCGGCTCACCTCGCTCGTACTGCTTGAGCCCGCGGTCGATGAAATGGTGGACGACGGCGTCCACGCCGTCGAAGTCGTGCTTGGCTGCCACGGCCTTGAGGCGCTTTTTCAGCGCGCGCGGCGGCTTGACCTTGACACTCATCGAGCCTCTCCTTTCCACTGAACGCGCGGCGTGCCGTGCATCGCCGGCGGCGGCGCGATGTCGTAGCGCGACAGAATCGTCGGCGCGAGGTCGGCCAGAGACGGCGGGTCGCCGCCGGTGACCAACGGCTCGCTGGCGATGAGGACTCCGGGCACGTGGGACGGATCCATGCAGTGGTCGCCGCTCCACTTGTCTCGGTTGTCCTCGACGACCCTTTCCGTCACCGTCCCGACGGCCGACTCGTCGGAGCTGCGATAGCCCCGCGCGTAGCCGACGATCAAATCGGGCGTCCGGTCCGGGTAGTCTCCCGGGTCGAGCACGTACGCGCGCGTGACGACGCGGGCGCCGGTGTCCGGGTCGCGCATCTGCTCGAGCTGCCGTGCGAGCCGCTCGGCCACCACGGCCCGCTGTGACGCGGGCACCGACCCGTGGCGCTCGCGCCCGCGCACGTTGATGAACACCTGGTTGAGCCCGAGCGCGTACGCCTGCGTTCGCTCCCAGTCGATGTGCCCCAGCGGCCCGTCGCCCGCGCCGTCGCTGCGCAGCGCCAGGTAGCCGTGCTCGGCCAGCCAGGTGTTGAGGTTGACCTTGCGACGGTAGGGCGCAAATCCGTGGTCGGACAACACGATCACCGGCGTGTCGGGCCCCGCGCGGTCGATCGCGCGGCCGATCGCGGCGTCGACGCGTTCGTACAGGTCCGGGATGACGTTCGCGTAGCGCGCGTCGTGCGCCGGCGCGTCCGGCGCGAGCGCGCGGAAGAACATATGGGACACCTGATCGATCGACGAAAAATAGAAGAACAGCACGCCGCGGTCGAACCGGGACAGCTCGCGGTCGAGCAGCCGGAGCCGCTCGGCGAACACCTGGTCGGCCTGGGCGAGGAACTCGTCGTCCGACAGCACGCCGTCCGCGAGCGCCTTGGTGTCCTCGGGCATCCCCTGGGTGTAGTAGCGACCGGCGTCGCGCGCGAGATCGGCCGCGTAGGACGCCGGCGCCGCGATCGGCACGGCGGGGTCGATCGGATCGAGGTTGATCGGGCTCATGTACAGCGACAGCGGCTGCCGCACCGATTGCAGATACAGCTTGACGATGCCGCGCACCTCGCCGCCGACGAGCCCCGGATCGAACGCGATCGGGATCCAGTCGGTCCACTCTCCCTCGACGACCAGAGCCTCGACGTCGCCGATGCGAACGAGCGCGACCGGCCGGTGTCGATCCGTGACGATGTCGACCGGCAGCGACAGGGGCTCGCCCGTGGCCGACGTCGGGTTCGGCGGACCGTAGAGGGTCGCGCGCGCGTGCTGGCCGGACCACCGCAGCGCGTGCACCTGGCCGCCCGACGGATTGCCCTTGGCGATGCGGCCCGCGTCGTCGGTAAACAGGTGGAACGTACCGTAGGTGCCGAGCAGGTCGGGCGTGCCCATCCCCGACAGCAGCTCGGCGTGCGGGCCGCCGCGCGGCGGGAAGTTGGCCGGCAACTTGACGAACGTCGACGGAATGCCGTGCCGCCCGAGCAGCTCCCACACCGCGACGCCTCCGCGGAGCAGCTCGACCTTCGGCCCGGACGTCGGCAGCGCGAACGACCCGATCGTGATCGCGCTGCCCGGCTCGACGCGCGACGTCGACAGGTACGGCGCCAGCGCGTGCGGATCGCGGTGGACGAAGTCGTAGATGCCGTGGTGCGACGGCGCCAACCCGGTCGCGAACGTCGACCACGCCACCGGGCTCTGCGGCGGATTCGTCGTGCCGAGCGCCACGAACCCGCCGCGCTCGGCGAGGGCAGCCAGGTGGGGCGTGCGCCCCTCGCGCATGTACTGGCGCAGCAGCTGCGGGTCCATGCCGTCCACCCCGAGCACGAGCAGCCGGCGCTGCGCCAGCGGCGACGCCGGCTCCGACGCACACGCCGCCAGCGCGATCGCGGCGGCAGCCAGTGACACTCCGCGGATCATCGCGCCAGGGTCGCGCCGTCCATGTAGCGCGGTGCCGGTACGCCGAACAGGTCGAGCAGCGTCGGCGCCACGTCGGAGATCGCCGGATCGTCGTCGTGCGCGGGCGCCAGCTCGCGGTTCGCGAACAACACGCCCGGCACCAGCTTGGGGTCGATGCAGTGGTCGCCGCTCCACGCGCGCGTGTTGTCGGTGAACACCTCGCCCGCCGAGATCCCGCGCACGCCTTCCCACGACGCGCGCCAACCGGCCGCGTAGCCGACGATGACGTCCGGTGCGTCGTCCGCGTACGGCCCCTGGTAGATGCGGTGCGCCGCGTAGGCATTGTCGATGGCCACGGCGCCGACCTCGTCGTCGCGCAGGCCCGTGAGTTCGGCGGCGATCTGGTCGGCCAGCGCGCGCGCGCCGTCGCCCGGCTCGACGATGCCCTGCGCCTCGCGGCCGCGCACGTTGAGGAAGATGCCGCCGAGCCCGAGCGCGAATGCGCGGGTGCGCGACCAGTCCACGCCCTCGAACCACTCGCCGGTGCCGTCGGCGCCATCGGCCAACACCAGGTAGCCGCGCTGCCTGAGCCATGCGTTGAGGTTGACGCCCCGGCGAAACGTCTGAAAGCCGTGGTCGGACATCACGATCACCATCGTGCGCGGGTCGTCGCCGACCTCGTCGAGCACGCGCTGGACCATCCGGTCCATCCGCACGTAGGTGTCCTCGATCACCTTCCCCCACCGGTCCGCGTCGTCGCGCCGCGCCGGGTGGCCGTCGTCGACATAGCGCATGAACATGTGCTGAATGCGGTCGGTCCCGTCGAACACGCACGCGATCACGCCCCGCTTGGTTCGGCGCAACATCTGAAAGAACATCGCCTCGCGCTCGCGGTGGTTCTCCCACGCCTGCTCGAGAAACGCCTGCTCGTCGAGGACGCCCTCGTTGAGCGCCCACGTATCCTCCGCCAACCCGAGCGTCGCGTATCGGCCGATCAGCTTCGCCAAGAACGTGGCGAACACTTTTGGGTGGGAGATCGGCAGCACCGGCGCGACCGGGTCGATGTTGATCGGCGTGACGTACATGCGGAACACGTCCTCGCCCACCTCGAGCAGCCGGAACCGACAGATGCCGCGCATCTTGAAGCCGAGGCGCATCGGGAACGCGACCTCGACCCAGTCGGTGTACTCGCCGAGCGTGAGCGTGACCGTGTGACGCCCGACGGTCAATCGCGCCGCCCTCGCCGCGCGGTCGATGCGGATGTCGAGCGGCGCGCGCACCGGCCGGCCGTCTCGTCGCATCGGGTTCGGCGGGCCCTCGAGGAACGTGCGCACGCGGTCGCCGTCGACGGTCACGACCGTGCGGCGTCCGCCGACACGCTCCTCGTCGTCGGCGCCGCCCGTGGTGAAGTACGTGTACGTGCCCTGGCTGCCCTGCAGGTCGGGCACGCACATCGCCGACAGCATGTAGCCCGGGAACCGCTCCGGCGGAAACGTGATCGGCACGCGCAAGATCGAGCACGGGATGCGATAGCGGCCGAGGATGTCCCAAAACGGCCGGCTCTTGCGCAAGAGCTTGAGCTGGGGCTTGCCGATCGGGATCTGCAGGTTGCCGATGCGCAGCGCCCGCGACGACGGCGTGATGTCGGCCGACGACAGGTCGGCCATGTAAGTGCGCCGATCGCGCGTGAGGAAGTCGAAGATGCCGTGCTTGGCCGGATTGACGCCGGTGGCGAACGAACTCCACGCGACCGGCGACATGGCCGGGAACGTGGTCTGCAACCGCCGGTACGTGCCGCATTCGGCCAGCTTCGCGAGCGCCGGCAGCTTGCCCTCCGCCATGAAGCGATCGACGAGCTTCGGGTCGAGCCCGTCGAGCCCGACGATGACCGCGCGGTCGATGCGCGGCGTCTTCGGCGGCCGCTTCGCGGTCAGCTGTCGCCACAGCCACCGAACCGGCCACAGCAACAGGCCGACGACGACCAACACGGTCGACACCAGCAGCGCCATCGCGGTGGTCGCGACCGCGATGCCGGCGCCCGGCCCGACGTAGGCGTGCGCCGTGGCCGGCGCGCCCCACGCCGCGGCCGCGACCGCCGCGATCGCGAGTGCGCGCGCGAACCGCCGCCGGCGGCCGGCCCGGTCCTCGTCGATCGCGGCGTCGCGAGCGCAGGCGGCCGGACGCAGCCCCGTCGCAGAAGCCGCGCGTCGCGGCGACGCCGGCGCGCCGTCAGCCGCCACCGCCCAGGTACCCGAGCGCTTCGAGTTGCTTGCGCAACTCCGGATCGATGTTCGCATTGCCGCTCTCGAACTTCCGCACGCGCGAGCGCTCCTCGAGCCGCTTGCGCTTGGTCGGCGTCGCGATCGCCTCGCCCAGCATCACCTCGCACAGGCGCAGCGCGATGGGCGCGTCGTCCGCTCGGTTCGTCTTCTCGGTCGGGTCCGCTTCGACGTCGTACAGCTCACTGGCGCCGCCCGCGCCGCGGATGAGCTTCCACCGGCCCACGCGCACGGCGCGCGCGTGGTCGAGGAACTCGGCCACCGCGTACAGCGGCCGCGCGACGCGGCCGCCGCGCACCAGCGGCACCAGAGACTCGCCGTCGACCCCGGGGATGGGATCCACGCCTGCGACCTCGAGAATCGTCGGCGCCAGGTCCACGTCCTCGACCGGGTCGGCGACCCGCTTGCCCGCGGGAAACAGCGGCGGATAGCGCATCGCGACCGGATCGCGCAACAGCTCGTCGTACAGCGAATGCCCGTGCCCCCAGCGGCCGTGTTCGCCCAACTCCTCGCCGTGATCGTTGGTGATCACGACCAGCGTGTCGCCGTCGAGCCCGCGCTGGGCGAGGCCGTCCAAAAACGCGCCCATGTGTTCGTCGTGGTACGTGATCTCGCCGTTGTAG
The Deltaproteobacteria bacterium genome window above contains:
- a CDS encoding nucleotide pyrophosphatase, with the translated sequence MRTSIRSCASNSKRSGTWAVAADGAPASPRRAASATGLRPAACARDAAIDEDRAGRRRRFARALAIAAVAAAAWGAPATAHAYVGPGAGIAVATTAMALLVSTVLVVVGLLLWPVRWLWRQLTAKRPPKTPRIDRAVIVGLDGLDPKLVDRFMAEGKLPALAKLAECGTYRRLQTTFPAMSPVAWSSFATGVNPAKHGIFDFLTRDRRTYMADLSSADITPSSRALRIGNLQIPIGKPQLKLLRKSRPFWDILGRYRIPCSILRVPITFPPERFPGYMLSAMCVPDLQGSQGTYTYFTTGGADDEERVGGRRTVVTVDGDRVRTFLEGPPNPMRRDGRPVRAPLDIRIDRAARAARLTVGRHTVTLTLGEYTDWVEVAFPMRLGFKMRGICRFRLLEVGEDVFRMYVTPINIDPVAPVLPISHPKVFATFLAKLIGRYATLGLAEDTWALNEGVLDEQAFLEQAWENHREREAMFFQMLRRTKRGVIACVFDGTDRIQHMFMRYVDDGHPARRDDADRWGKVIEDTYVRMDRMVQRVLDEVGDDPRTMVIVMSDHGFQTFRRGVNLNAWLRQRGYLVLADGADGTGEWFEGVDWSRTRAFALGLGGIFLNVRGREAQGIVEPGDGARALADQIAAELTGLRDDEVGAVAIDNAYAAHRIYQGPYADDAPDVIVGYAAGWRASWEGVRGISAGEVFTDNTRAWSGDHCIDPKLVPGVLFANRELAPAHDDDPAISDVAPTLLDLFGVPAPRYMDGATLAR